A stretch of Acidobacteriota bacterium DNA encodes these proteins:
- a CDS encoding molybdopterin-dependent oxidoreductase — MLHCKLLRSTVPHAKIVRIDTSKAAAVDGVALVLTGESFPIPYGILPVSHDEHALCPDVVRFVGDPVAAVVARDEATADRAVRLIEVEYETLRTFASPADSLAYPEPRIHDYGDFGNVHKAVALQFGDVDAAIAGADHVFDDTFFFEGNTHLPIEQHATVATKDPDGKLVVYSSTQTPHYLHRALSKALAIPAAHIRVVATPNGGGFGGKSDPFNHEVVVAHAAMRLDRPVKIALTREEVFYCHRGRHPVLMRFRAGVTNDGRVTGLDLQTLLDGGAYGSYGVASTFYTGALQTVTYDIPTYRFRGCRVFTNKPPCGPKRGHGTPQSRFGQEVQLDKIAEKLVIDPADLRLNIVQPPDSLTANFLRVGTIGLADCIKKVVERSGWRDKYRKLPHGRGVGLACSSYLSGAGLPINWNDLPHSGVQLKLDRSGGVTVFCGATEIGQGSDDVLVGIVAEVLGIEPFDVRAVTGDTDLTPVDLGSYSSRVTLMMGNAAIQAAERARELIAEGVSAKLDIPKSRLVFADRRVFDSEDPDKGTSFREAVCMAEAKFGTLGTTGSYTPPKSPAKFKGGGVGPSPTYSYTACVVEVDVDPETGWVTVPRVWIAHDIGCALNPVLVRGQVEGGVYMGIGEALMEEQVFRRLPAKLSHALVHKFPSILEYKSPTFMDMPEVFTDLIEHPDPAGPFGAKEVGQGPLLPIMPAVANAVYDAVGVRIDSIPVTPEKILRALEAKAAGKAPRSGPGAFPEIPWPETLHVTPPWAGGDGRADNDPKRPTHRKVDAGIEAKAAGITKEARS; from the coding sequence ATGCTGCACTGCAAGCTGCTGCGGTCCACCGTGCCCCACGCGAAGATCGTGCGCATCGATACGTCGAAGGCCGCGGCGGTTGATGGCGTCGCGCTCGTCCTGACCGGCGAGTCGTTTCCGATTCCCTACGGCATTCTTCCCGTCAGCCACGACGAACATGCGCTGTGCCCGGATGTGGTGCGTTTTGTTGGCGACCCGGTCGCGGCGGTTGTGGCGCGCGACGAGGCCACCGCTGACCGCGCCGTACGTTTGATCGAAGTCGAGTACGAGACCCTGCGAACGTTCGCGTCGCCGGCAGACAGCCTGGCGTACCCCGAGCCGCGCATTCACGACTACGGCGATTTTGGCAACGTGCACAAGGCTGTGGCGCTCCAGTTCGGCGACGTCGATGCGGCGATCGCCGGCGCAGACCACGTGTTCGACGACACGTTCTTCTTCGAGGGCAACACGCACCTCCCGATCGAGCAACATGCGACCGTCGCGACCAAGGATCCCGACGGCAAGCTGGTGGTCTACTCGAGCACGCAGACCCCGCACTATCTGCATCGGGCGTTATCGAAAGCCCTGGCGATCCCCGCCGCGCACATCCGCGTTGTGGCGACGCCCAACGGGGGTGGTTTCGGCGGCAAAAGCGATCCGTTCAACCATGAAGTGGTGGTGGCTCATGCGGCCATGCGCCTCGACAGGCCGGTGAAGATCGCGCTGACGCGCGAAGAAGTCTTTTATTGCCACCGCGGACGGCATCCCGTGTTGATGCGCTTTCGCGCGGGCGTGACCAACGACGGCCGCGTCACCGGCCTCGATCTGCAGACGCTGCTGGATGGCGGAGCCTACGGGTCTTATGGCGTGGCCAGCACGTTTTATACCGGCGCGCTTCAGACCGTGACCTACGACATCCCGACCTATCGCTTCCGCGGATGCCGGGTCTTTACGAACAAGCCACCGTGCGGCCCCAAACGCGGCCATGGCACGCCGCAGTCGCGTTTCGGCCAGGAAGTGCAGCTCGACAAGATCGCCGAGAAGCTCGTCATCGATCCTGCCGACCTGCGCCTCAACATTGTGCAGCCGCCCGACAGCCTCACGGCAAACTTCCTTCGGGTCGGCACGATTGGCCTGGCCGACTGCATCAAGAAGGTGGTCGAGCGATCGGGCTGGCGCGACAAGTACCGGAAGTTGCCCCATGGCCGCGGCGTAGGTCTGGCGTGTTCGTCATACCTCTCGGGCGCAGGACTCCCCATCAACTGGAACGACCTGCCGCATTCGGGCGTGCAACTCAAGCTCGATCGCAGCGGCGGCGTCACGGTGTTCTGCGGCGCCACCGAAATCGGCCAGGGATCAGACGATGTGCTGGTGGGGATCGTGGCTGAGGTGCTCGGCATCGAACCGTTTGATGTGCGCGCGGTGACGGGTGATACGGACCTGACACCGGTGGATCTTGGCTCGTACTCCAGTCGCGTGACGCTCATGATGGGCAACGCTGCCATTCAGGCCGCTGAACGTGCGCGCGAGTTGATCGCCGAGGGTGTCAGCGCGAAGCTCGATATTCCGAAGTCGCGACTGGTGTTTGCGGACCGCCGGGTATTCGACAGTGAAGACCCCGACAAGGGGACCTCATTCCGGGAAGCCGTCTGTATGGCCGAAGCGAAGTTCGGCACGCTCGGCACCACGGGTTCGTACACACCGCCGAAGTCGCCCGCGAAGTTCAAGGGCGGAGGTGTCGGTCCGTCTCCCACGTACTCATACACCGCCTGCGTGGTCGAAGTGGATGTGGATCCTGAGACGGGCTGGGTGACCGTGCCGCGTGTGTGGATTGCCCATGACATCGGCTGTGCACTCAACCCGGTGCTTGTGCGTGGGCAGGTTGAGGGCGGCGTCTACATGGGCATTGGCGAAGCGCTGATGGAAGAGCAGGTCTTCCGTCGCTTGCCGGCGAAGCTCTCACACGCCCTCGTGCACAAGTTCCCGTCGATTCTGGAATACAAGAGCCCGACGTTCATGGACATGCCCGAGGTGTTCACCGACCTGATCGAACATCCCGACCCCGCCGGGCCGTTCGGTGCGAAGGAAGTGGGGCAGGGGCCCTTGCTGCCGATCATGCCGGCCGTGGCCAATGCCGTCTATGACGCGGTGGGTGTGCGCATCGACTCCATTCCCGTCACGCCCGAGAAGATCCTACGGGCACTCGAGGCGAAAGCGGCCGGCAAGGCGCCTCGCTCGGGGCCAGGGGCATTTCCCGAGATCCCCTGGCCTGAGACGCTGCACGTCACGCCACCGTGGGCGGGAGGCGACGGCCGGGCAGACAACGATCCGAAACGTCCCACCCATCGGAAAGTGGATGCCGGGATTGAAGCCAAGGCGGCCGGCATCACGAAGGAGGCCAGGTCATGA
- a CDS encoding FAD binding domain-containing protein: MMRLPSYRYRAPKTVQDAAAWLAEAPGDTMLLAGGTDLIPNMKRRQQVPSTVVGLRGVTELLRVDDRDGLEIGAGVTLTSLVHDERVHTRYTGLWQAVGQIATPLLRNMGTIGGNICLDTRCTYYDQSFEWRQAINFCMKKDGDTCWVATSSDKCLAVSSTDAAPALIALGATVRLVSAAGTRDVALTNLYANDGMHYLTRRADEILTTVTLPKADGWRSTYWKLRRRGSFDFPVAAVAAAARFDGDRIVEARIVLGAVASRPLEVPAAAARLAGQPLTDDLIASVADDAYTLAKPMDNTDFELVWRKKTVRSLVTSALRELRGDDMRAARTKLARHPLLVIS, from the coding sequence ATGATGCGCCTCCCCTCGTACCGGTATCGCGCGCCGAAGACGGTGCAGGACGCGGCCGCCTGGCTGGCTGAGGCGCCCGGCGACACAATGCTCCTGGCGGGCGGAACCGATCTGATTCCCAACATGAAGCGGCGCCAGCAGGTGCCGTCCACTGTGGTGGGACTTCGCGGCGTCACCGAACTCCTGCGTGTGGACGACCGCGATGGACTGGAGATCGGCGCCGGCGTCACGCTGACCTCGCTTGTGCACGACGAGCGTGTGCACACGCGATACACCGGCTTGTGGCAGGCGGTGGGGCAGATTGCCACGCCGCTGCTGCGCAACATGGGCACCATCGGCGGCAACATCTGCCTCGACACGCGATGCACCTACTACGACCAGAGTTTCGAATGGCGGCAGGCCATCAACTTCTGCATGAAGAAGGACGGCGACACGTGCTGGGTCGCAACGTCGAGCGACAAGTGCCTGGCGGTCTCATCCACCGATGCCGCTCCCGCGCTCATTGCGCTGGGTGCGACTGTGCGTCTGGTGTCGGCAGCGGGCACCAGGGATGTGGCGCTGACCAACCTCTACGCGAACGACGGGATGCACTACCTGACGCGCCGCGCGGATGAAATCCTCACGACCGTCACGTTGCCGAAGGCCGATGGCTGGCGCAGCACCTACTGGAAGCTCCGTCGTCGGGGGTCATTCGACTTTCCAGTCGCGGCGGTCGCTGCCGCGGCTCGTTTTGACGGCGATCGCATTGTGGAGGCGCGTATCGTGCTGGGCGCCGTCGCCTCCCGCCCGCTCGAGGTGCCAGCCGCAGCCGCGCGCCTGGCCGGACAGCCACTCACCGACGACCTGATCGCGTCGGTGGCCGACGATGCGTACACGTTGGCGAAGCCGATGGACAACACAGACTTCGAACTGGTGTGGCGCAAGAAGACGGTGAGGTCGCTGGTCACCTCGGCCCTGCGCGAACTGCGGGGCGACGACATGCGCGCCGCGCGCACAAAACTCGCACGCCATCCACTGCTTGTCATCAGTTAA
- a CDS encoding endonuclease/exonuclease/phosphatase family protein, with protein MAHRVALIAAVLMLVSPVGARQAPPADPLTVMSFNIRYGTANDGENRWENRREALFALMRAENADLVGLQEALYGQIQEILAAVPGYAVAGVGRDDGRTKGEFSAILFRANRFTLSDAGTFWFSDTPEVVASTSWGNTITRICSWARFIDRDGRAFWHYNVHLDHQSQPSRERSTELLARRIAARAERGEPAIVTGDLNVGESNPALTALVGSASAPGPFVDSFRVLHPDVKEAGTFTGFDATRIAGDKIDYVFVPRGTEVLSAAIVRTAANGRSPSDHFPVTARVRLK; from the coding sequence TTGGCCCATCGCGTCGCTCTCATCGCCGCTGTCCTGATGCTGGTGTCTCCTGTTGGCGCGCGCCAGGCGCCGCCGGCCGACCCGCTGACGGTCATGTCCTTCAATATCCGTTATGGGACGGCGAATGACGGCGAGAACCGCTGGGAGAACCGGCGCGAGGCGTTGTTTGCCCTGATGCGTGCCGAGAATGCTGACCTGGTAGGCCTGCAGGAGGCGTTGTACGGGCAGATCCAGGAAATTCTGGCGGCCGTACCCGGGTACGCGGTTGCCGGTGTCGGGCGGGACGACGGCCGGACGAAGGGTGAGTTCTCGGCCATCCTGTTTCGGGCGAACCGCTTCACCTTGTCGGATGCGGGCACCTTCTGGTTCTCGGACACACCCGAGGTGGTGGCGTCCACGTCCTGGGGCAACACGATCACGCGCATCTGTTCGTGGGCGCGGTTCATCGATCGAGACGGGCGCGCGTTCTGGCACTACAACGTGCACCTCGATCATCAGTCGCAGCCGTCGCGGGAGCGAAGCACCGAGTTGCTCGCCAGGCGCATCGCGGCGCGCGCTGAGCGCGGTGAACCGGCGATCGTGACGGGCGACCTGAATGTGGGCGAGTCCAATCCGGCCTTGACCGCGCTGGTCGGCAGCGCTTCGGCGCCGGGGCCGTTCGTCGATTCGTTCCGCGTGCTGCATCCTGATGTGAAAGAGGCCGGCACGTTTACCGGGTTTGACGCCACCCGTATCGCCGGCGACAAAATCGATTACGTGTTCGTGCCTCGCGGCACCGAGGTCCTGTCGGCCGCCATCGTCCGCACTGCCGCGAATGGACGATCGCCATCGGATCACTTTCCGGTGACCGCGCGCGTGCGCCTCAAGTAG
- a CDS encoding PQQ-dependent sugar dehydrogenase: MRTHTKMMVMALCLWAATASPAAAQVKSVVFVSGLNSPLEFVQHPTLPGVQFVVQQGGIVRVVQNGVVIAQPFLDVSTLVSTGSEQGLLGLAFAPDHASSGRVFINFTNLSGHTVVARYTRMASDPLRAEPASRFDLRWGGPAGSRFIAQPFANHNGGHLEFGPDGYLYIGMGDGGSGGDPGNRAQDPTTLLGKMLRIDIDVADSHPEGYVVPAGNPFADGSALPEIWSFGLRNPWKFTFDATGSGSAGTNAMVLGDVGQGAREEINYEPAGEGGRNYGWRLREGFAPYLPNTPPAFLPLTDPILDYPRTEGRSVTGGFVYRGSGLVSGFRGRYFYADFVSGRVWSVGLALDGAGEASVTDRVEHTAELGGTGVTGNIAAFGRDSAGELYLVSFNGSIIRIAHDPSASGPIGGSLSPFGQVDTPLQNAAGVVGAIGVTGWALDDTGVANVRVYRNCLTGVDNPASCQPVLGTSMVFVGEAAFLPGARPDVEAAFPSFPNANRAGWGMQVLTLMLPHVPNGQTTGGQGPMTLFAVATDLNGQLTLLGRSYVAGSPTYSTPTSITMANDTIAKPFGTLDTPTPGSTVSGSVANFGWVLTPDANTTVDGPVDIVMPVNGSTMVVYIDGVPVSTVAYDQCRGTVGNPVPGGVYCNDDISNLFGNVVSQPPLTSRSSNPTRHRNLDAGRGAIGAYLLNTATLSNGLHTIAWGVEDSAGRSEGIGSRFFIVQNGGAFTPRADQPAMALGAASALTEAAPSSGTVWGRTGFSRAGAWQRMRPNSRDARLVRLPEMGRLELWFQDAPDAGFLVANGTLRDLPVGSVLEGQRFTWAPGPGYVGTYTLAFRHGDTRTGIQVTIAPSRTATAGESQVRMSLDSALSEPPVRGRWPALSERFARVEGWAFDPDASIGSGVGAVHVWADSARGPVFLGAADLDLPGNQFALRSTVSLPPGHYAITAYVWLERTGRWEDGRTVTLVIR; the protein is encoded by the coding sequence ATGCGCACGCACACGAAGATGATGGTGATGGCCTTGTGCCTGTGGGCCGCCACAGCGTCGCCAGCGGCCGCCCAGGTCAAATCGGTCGTTTTTGTCTCAGGCCTGAATTCACCGCTTGAATTTGTGCAGCATCCCACACTGCCGGGCGTGCAGTTCGTCGTACAGCAGGGCGGCATCGTGCGGGTCGTGCAGAACGGCGTGGTTATCGCGCAGCCATTTCTTGACGTGTCGACACTCGTGTCCACGGGGAGCGAGCAGGGCCTGCTCGGCCTCGCATTCGCACCCGACCACGCCTCGAGCGGCCGGGTGTTCATCAACTTCACCAATCTCTCAGGTCACACCGTCGTGGCGCGCTACACACGCATGGCCTCTGATCCCCTGCGGGCCGAGCCGGCATCGCGCTTCGATCTGCGCTGGGGTGGACCGGCCGGAAGCCGGTTCATCGCGCAACCCTTTGCGAATCACAATGGCGGTCACCTGGAGTTTGGCCCCGACGGCTATCTGTACATCGGCATGGGCGATGGCGGGTCGGGCGGCGACCCCGGCAATCGCGCGCAGGACCCCACCACGCTGCTGGGCAAGATGCTGAGGATCGACATCGACGTGGCAGACTCGCATCCGGAAGGCTACGTGGTGCCCGCAGGCAATCCGTTTGCCGACGGGAGCGCACTGCCCGAGATCTGGTCGTTTGGCCTCCGTAATCCCTGGAAGTTCACGTTCGACGCCACCGGTTCCGGCAGTGCAGGCACAAACGCCATGGTGCTGGGCGATGTCGGACAGGGCGCGCGTGAGGAAATCAACTACGAACCCGCCGGCGAAGGGGGACGCAACTATGGCTGGCGGTTGCGCGAGGGGTTCGCGCCCTACCTGCCGAACACGCCCCCGGCCTTCCTGCCGCTCACCGATCCGATTCTCGACTACCCCCGCACCGAAGGACGGTCCGTCACTGGTGGCTTTGTCTATCGGGGCAGCGGGCTGGTCAGCGGGTTTCGGGGACGATACTTCTACGCGGACTTCGTGAGCGGCCGCGTCTGGTCGGTTGGGCTCGCGCTTGACGGAGCGGGTGAAGCCAGCGTGACCGATCGTGTGGAGCACACTGCGGAACTGGGCGGCACGGGCGTCACTGGCAACATCGCCGCGTTCGGCAGGGATAGCGCAGGCGAGTTGTATCTCGTCTCATTCAACGGTTCCATCATCAGGATTGCGCATGACCCGTCGGCCTCGGGACCGATCGGCGGCTCGCTGTCGCCGTTCGGCCAGGTGGACACGCCGCTGCAGAATGCGGCCGGTGTGGTGGGCGCCATCGGTGTCACCGGCTGGGCGCTGGACGACACGGGTGTGGCGAACGTGAGGGTCTACCGGAACTGCCTCACCGGCGTGGATAACCCGGCAAGCTGTCAGCCCGTGCTAGGCACCTCGATGGTATTTGTCGGTGAAGCAGCATTCCTGCCAGGCGCACGCCCCGACGTGGAGGCGGCGTTCCCCTCGTTTCCCAATGCGAATCGCGCGGGCTGGGGCATGCAGGTCCTCACGCTCATGCTGCCGCACGTGCCCAATGGCCAGACCACCGGCGGCCAGGGCCCGATGACTCTGTTTGCCGTGGCAACCGATCTGAACGGTCAACTCACACTGCTGGGACGATCGTACGTGGCGGGGTCCCCGACCTACTCGACGCCGACGTCGATCACGATGGCCAACGACACGATTGCGAAACCCTTCGGCACGCTCGACACGCCCACGCCGGGTTCAACAGTCAGCGGTTCAGTCGCGAACTTCGGATGGGTGCTTACACCGGACGCCAACACCACCGTGGACGGTCCTGTCGATATCGTGATGCCCGTCAACGGCTCAACCATGGTGGTCTACATTGATGGTGTTCCAGTTTCGACGGTCGCGTACGACCAGTGCCGCGGCACCGTGGGAAATCCGGTACCAGGCGGCGTGTACTGCAACGACGATATCTCGAACTTGTTCGGCAACGTCGTCAGCCAACCGCCGCTCACATCCCGCTCGTCGAACCCGACGCGGCACAGGAACCTGGACGCGGGTCGCGGTGCGATCGGCGCCTACCTGCTGAACACGGCCACCCTGTCAAACGGTCTGCACACCATCGCGTGGGGCGTGGAGGACTCTGCCGGTCGAAGTGAAGGCATCGGCTCGCGGTTCTTCATCGTCCAGAATGGTGGCGCCTTCACGCCGCGCGCGGATCAGCCGGCGATGGCCCTTGGGGCGGCATCAGCGCTGACCGAGGCTGCGCCCTCGAGTGGAACCGTGTGGGGTCGCACCGGCTTCAGTCGGGCGGGTGCGTGGCAACGGATGCGACCTAACTCGCGCGACGCGCGGCTCGTCAGGCTTCCGGAGATGGGGCGGCTGGAGTTGTGGTTTCAGGATGCGCCAGACGCCGGTTTCCTCGTCGCGAACGGGACGTTGAGGGACCTGCCGGTGGGCTCTGTGCTCGAAGGCCAGCGGTTCACATGGGCTCCGGGGCCGGGCTACGTGGGCACCTATACGCTGGCGTTCCGCCACGGAGACACTCGAACGGGAATCCAGGTGACCATCGCACCGTCACGCACGGCTACGGCTGGCGAGTCGCAGGTGCGCATGAGCCTGGATTCCGCCCTGAGCGAGCCGCCTGTGCGCGGGCGCTGGCCAGCCCTGAGCGAGCGCTTTGCGCGAGTCGAAGGGTGGGCGTTTGATCCTGACGCGTCAATCGGCAGTGGCGTGGGCGCGGTGCACGTCTGGGCCGACAGCGCGCGTGGACCGGTCTTCCTGGGGGCCGCCGATCTCGACCTGCCCGGCAATCAGTTCGCACTCAGGTCAACGGTCTCGTTGCCACCGGGACACTACGCCATCACCGCATACGTGTGGCTCGAACGCACCGGGCGCTGGGAAGACGGGCGAACCGTGACACTCGTCATCCGGTGA
- a CDS encoding alpha/beta hydrolase, which produces MKRAVLALIATALMSPAQSAPLTIGETFTLASATLGETRRINVYLPPAYTAPADARLPVLYMPDGGVAEDFLHIAGLVQVLTGNGTMRPFILVGIENTQRRRDLSGPTQNADDLKMAPRVGESQAFRTFIRRELMPAVRARYRTTDETAIVGESLAGLFVVETLLKEPDLFNTYIAFDPSLWWNSGGLVKAAPADLRVSRDRRRTIYLATSSEGDVDATVSQLAATLAADGSPQLTSTYVKYPSERHATIFHPAALVAFRALFAPPK; this is translated from the coding sequence ATGAAACGCGCTGTCCTTGCCCTCATTGCCACCGCGCTGATGTCGCCGGCGCAGTCCGCGCCGCTCACCATCGGAGAGACGTTCACGCTGGCGTCTGCGACGCTCGGAGAGACCAGGCGCATCAATGTGTATTTGCCGCCGGCGTATACAGCGCCCGCAGACGCGCGCCTGCCGGTGCTGTACATGCCCGACGGCGGTGTGGCCGAGGACTTCCTGCACATCGCCGGCCTCGTGCAGGTGCTGACCGGCAACGGCACGATGCGGCCGTTCATCCTGGTGGGGATTGAGAACACCCAGCGCCGGCGCGACTTGTCTGGTCCCACCCAGAATGCCGACGATCTGAAGATGGCGCCGCGTGTGGGTGAGTCGCAGGCGTTCCGCACGTTCATTCGCAGGGAACTCATGCCGGCCGTGCGCGCACGATACCGCACCACCGATGAAACGGCGATCGTCGGTGAATCCCTGGCGGGACTTTTTGTGGTCGAGACGTTGCTGAAGGAGCCGGATCTCTTCAACACCTACATCGCGTTTGATCCCAGCCTCTGGTGGAACAGCGGCGGCCTGGTGAAGGCCGCGCCCGCGGATTTGCGCGTGAGCCGGGATCGCCGGCGGACCATTTACCTGGCGACCAGCAGCGAAGGCGACGTGGATGCCACCGTGTCGCAATTGGCCGCCACACTTGCGGCCGACGGCAGCCCGCAGCTCACATCGACCTACGTGAAATACCCGTCAGAGCGCCACGCCACGATCTTCCACCCCGCGGCACTTGTTGCATTCCGCGCGCTTTTCGCACCGCCCAAATAG
- a CDS encoding cytochrome c produces MAVRVKTVFLSLLALLVVVVLGGITAIGWQVVLGPDARPVTNTPFEVTEARLARGKYLAEGPTHCFFCHTEHDMTKPDYPLVDSKKGAGWVMPVPELNNIASKNITPDRETGLGDWSDDEIARAIREGVRKDGSALFPIMPYMDFATLDDEDVKSIVVYLRTLPAVKNAVPVRSLPGPLEYIVKTMPKALTTPQPSHPSSTPAERGKYLVTLAGCGACHTPTDAEGGPLPGLGFAGGGYFDLPDQPGKRVFTANITPDPSGIAHYDEGLFRETIRTGQIPGRMLSHIMPFSAFRNMTDEDINDIYSFLKTVAPVKHRVSNTDPPTACPLCNQSHGLGDRNVKQ; encoded by the coding sequence ATGGCAGTGCGTGTGAAGACGGTATTTCTCAGTCTGTTGGCCCTTCTGGTCGTAGTGGTTCTGGGTGGCATCACCGCCATCGGGTGGCAGGTGGTTCTGGGTCCCGACGCCCGGCCTGTGACCAACACTCCATTCGAGGTCACTGAGGCCCGCCTGGCGCGAGGCAAATACCTCGCCGAGGGCCCCACCCACTGCTTCTTCTGTCACACGGAACACGACATGACGAAGCCGGATTACCCGCTGGTGGATTCGAAAAAAGGTGCGGGCTGGGTCATGCCTGTGCCTGAGCTGAACAACATCGCGTCGAAGAACATCACGCCCGATCGGGAAACGGGACTCGGCGACTGGTCCGATGACGAAATCGCCAGGGCCATCCGCGAGGGAGTGCGCAAGGATGGGTCGGCGCTGTTCCCGATCATGCCTTACATGGACTTCGCGACGCTCGACGACGAAGACGTGAAGTCGATTGTGGTGTACCTGAGAACGCTCCCCGCCGTGAAGAATGCGGTGCCTGTGCGCTCGCTCCCAGGCCCGCTCGAATACATCGTCAAGACCATGCCGAAGGCGCTGACCACACCGCAGCCCTCGCACCCGTCTTCGACACCGGCCGAGCGCGGAAAGTACCTGGTCACGCTCGCAGGGTGCGGCGCGTGCCACACGCCCACTGACGCCGAGGGCGGGCCCCTTCCGGGACTGGGTTTTGCCGGCGGCGGCTACTTCGATCTGCCCGATCAGCCGGGCAAACGCGTGTTCACCGCAAACATCACACCTGATCCATCAGGCATTGCGCACTACGACGAGGGGCTGTTTCGCGAAACCATTCGCACGGGACAAATCCCCGGCCGCATGCTCAGTCACATCATGCCGTTCTCGGCATTTCGCAACATGACCGACGAGGACATCAACGATATCTACTCGTTCCTGAAGACGGTGGCACCCGTGAAACACCGCGTCAGCAACACTGACCCGCCAACCGCCTGCCCCCTGTGCAACCAGTCGCACGGCCTCGGCGACAGGAACGTGAAGCAATAG
- a CDS encoding GGDEF domain-containing protein, protein MTRPDSDEFDADATRALDIPSETMRIRRELACSTTPVLIVIRGTIQGKKYPLEGRNSFVLGRDTTADIRFDDANVSRQHLEISLEGEQAFITDLKSRNGTFLNDEPVGDDRVELGKEDMIKLGSTILKYLPAGQFETLYHVNITDAAHLDRLTRAFSHKYISEVLDVEFKRAKALGSEMSIVFFDIDDFKTINDTHGHDCGDRVLTAVGDALRRCGLGERDMAGRYGGDEFMVVLTSAGVEDATAVAENIRRTIEQIDCRHEGARIPITVSVGVSSVRKALHRAADLYREADQALYESKRTGRNRVTVAPA, encoded by the coding sequence ATGACCCGGCCCGATTCCGACGAGTTCGACGCCGACGCGACGAGGGCGCTCGACATCCCGAGCGAAACCATGAGGATCAGGCGCGAGCTGGCGTGTTCCACCACGCCGGTGCTGATCGTGATTCGAGGCACGATCCAGGGCAAGAAATACCCGCTTGAGGGCCGGAACTCCTTCGTCCTCGGCCGCGATACCACCGCAGACATCCGGTTCGACGATGCGAATGTGAGTCGGCAACATCTGGAGATCAGCCTGGAAGGCGAGCAGGCGTTTATCACCGACTTGAAATCGCGGAACGGCACCTTCCTGAACGACGAGCCGGTCGGCGACGACCGCGTTGAACTGGGCAAGGAAGACATGATCAAGCTCGGCAGCACGATCCTCAAGTACCTGCCGGCCGGTCAGTTCGAGACGCTGTATCACGTCAACATCACTGACGCGGCGCATCTGGACAGGCTCACGAGGGCGTTCAGCCACAAGTACATCTCCGAGGTCCTCGACGTCGAATTCAAACGCGCGAAGGCGCTGGGGTCGGAGATGTCCATCGTTTTCTTCGACATCGACGACTTCAAGACGATCAACGACACGCATGGGCATGACTGCGGCGACCGTGTGCTTACCGCAGTGGGCGACGCGCTGAGAAGGTGCGGGCTCGGGGAACGGGACATGGCGGGGCGTTACGGCGGCGATGAGTTCATGGTGGTGCTGACCAGCGCCGGCGTCGAGGACGCAACCGCAGTGGCCGAAAATATCCGCCGGACCATCGAGCAGATTGACTGCCGGCACGAGGGCGCACGAATTCCGATCACTGTGAGTGTCGGCGTCTCCAGTGTCCGAAAGGCATTGCACCGCGCCGCCGACTTGTACCGCGAGGCCGACCAGGCCCTGTACGAGAGCAAACGAACCGGCCGGAACCGCGTGACCGTCGCGCCGGCGTAG
- a CDS encoding caspase family protein: protein MSRVSDTGPVDRAVIVGINAYPVRTSGPLKDFTPLDGCVNDARAIADFVVRKRGFNRSQVRLLTDAAATRKAMVAALRWLVKGARPGDRLLFYYSGHGTPFPMPGPHAHRHKLHDAICPVDFDWTGPRLITDLDFEQIFEPLPEGVEFLWICDSCFSGGLARDFRTARALGRGIRTVALHHTVVKALRAARARRRGKPAGLRRVVHRLNGALIAAATVEEYSWDWAFGRPKRSHGVLTHYLLKALNAPGGRTAPLDEVVARVARTIRKSTAEYRTQHPEAMGAPAVLARPFLARPSR from the coding sequence ATGTCGCGAGTCTCCGATACTGGTCCGGTGGACCGGGCCGTTATTGTCGGCATCAACGCGTACCCGGTACGAACCTCGGGGCCGCTGAAGGACTTCACTCCCCTCGACGGCTGCGTCAATGATGCGCGCGCGATCGCGGACTTCGTGGTCCGCAAGCGCGGGTTCAATCGCTCGCAGGTGCGCCTCCTGACCGATGCGGCCGCCACCAGGAAGGCGATGGTTGCCGCCTTGCGATGGCTGGTGAAGGGGGCGCGCCCCGGCGACCGGCTCCTGTTTTATTACAGCGGCCACGGCACACCGTTTCCAATGCCCGGCCCGCACGCCCATCGCCACAAGTTGCACGACGCGATCTGCCCGGTGGACTTTGACTGGACGGGCCCGCGACTGATTACCGACCTCGACTTCGAGCAGATCTTCGAGCCGCTCCCGGAGGGCGTGGAGTTCCTCTGGATCTGCGACTCCTGTTTTTCCGGCGGACTGGCGCGCGATTTCCGTACGGCGCGGGCGCTCGGGCGGGGCATACGCACCGTCGCGTTGCACCACACCGTGGTCAAGGCGCTTCGGGCCGCCCGTGCCCGGCGGCGTGGCAAGCCGGCCGGATTGCGCCGCGTGGTCCACCGGCTCAACGGGGCGCTGATCGCGGCAGCGACCGTGGAGGAGTATTCGTGGGATTGGGCGTTTGGGCGGCCCAAGAGGTCGCACGGTGTGTTGACCCATTACCTGCTGAAGGCACTCAACGCGCCTGGGGGCCGCACCGCTCCGCTTGACGAGGTTGTGGCCCGTGTGGCCAGGACCATCCGCAAGAGCACCGCCGAATACCGCACCCAGCACCCCGAGGCGATGGGCGCACCCGCAGTGCTCGCACGCCCGTTTCTTGCTCGGCCCAGCCGGTGA